GTAGCCGCCCACGTGCCCGCCCGCGCGCCGTCCGTCCACGAACACGTCGGTGGTGATGTTCGCCCCCTCGAAATGTAGCACGTACCGCGCGCCCACCGTATCGCCGATGGCGATCTCACGCCGATACCAGCTCGCGTCCCGCCGGTAGCCAGGAACGGGATCGACCGTGTCGAACGCGTTCCACGTGTGCGGCAGATCGACGTGCGCCCACTCCGCCGCCGGAACGCGATCCACCTCCTCCACGCTGGCGACGTTGCGCTCCAGGTACGCCCACCCGCGGTCCAGATCGTAGCTCTGCCGCGTCCCGCCCGCGCCCAGCGTGTAGCGCACGGGGGATGCGAGCGCAGGCTGCTGCGCGTGCGCCACCTCGCCGCCGATCATCAGCGAGAGAGCGAGGAGCGCGATGGTGGAGATGGACGGGCGTTCGTTCAAGGCCGTGGGCTGCTCGGTGGTTCGGTGCGGGAGGGGGCGCCCCCTCCCGCTCGCTTAGGCTCGCACCCTCCCCCGCAAGCGGGAGAGGGTTGGTGGTTCGGTGCGCGGCCCCGCCTCCGGGGCGGAGGAAGGTTCGGGGTTAGTCCGCGAAGGCGGACTTTGCGCCGTTGTTGCCGCGGTTTCAACCGCCAGGCGGGCGGCTGTTCATCTACCTTGTTTCTCTCAGGCTCCCGTCCCCACCGTCAGCTTGATCGGGGTGGCGAGGCGGGCGGCGGAGTCGCGGAGGTAGGACCACCACGCCTCGGCGTCGGCGAAGTCGCGGCTGCTCGTCCAGCCGGCGCCGGCGTAGAAGACGATGGGGACGCCGGACTGGATCTGCGTTAAGGCCAGGAAGTGATCCGGCGTTTCCTGGTTGCCCGCGAGGCGCGACTTCGGGAGGATGATGGCGGTGCCCATGTCGCCCGTGCCGTGGGCGGCCTGCTCCAGCGGACCCCAGGTGCTCATCCACGCCCAGTCCTGGTCCGCGCTCGTGCTGCCCACGAGGAACGGGCGCTTGACGGTGCCCATCGCCAGCGTCAGTGGGGCGCCATCGAAGCGGAAGACGCTCTCGCTGCGGTACAGGTTGCTGCCCGCATCCATGGTGATGCGTTTCGTTTCGGTGACGGGCGTGCCAGCCGCGTCCCACGCGTCGTACGTGACTTCGATGAGGCCGCGGATGGGGCCGTCGGCCAGGATGCGGTGGCTGCGGAAGTTCGTGGCGCGGAAGAGCTTGCCGTCTTTCCAGATGGCGGTGCCCGCGGCGCCCAGCGTGCGGCCTACGTTGTAGAGGTCCGCGCCCTCGCCACGGTCCACGTGGTAGGTTCCGCGCTTCTGCTCGTCCTCTTCGTACCACCGGTCCAGCACCATGGCGCGGGTGCGCTTGGGCCACACGTCGATGCCGCTGGTGATTGTGGTGGGCTCCAGCTTGAGCAGGCCCATGCCGTACGTGCGGAAGGCGATGCGGTCGTTCTCCCACGCCACGTCGTCGCGCCACGTGTTGTACGCGGCGTGCACGCGCGTGGCGGCCTTCTGTGCGGGCGCGGCGGTCTGGATCGTCAGCTCGCGTGTCTCGCCGGGGAAGAAGCTCTGCTGCACCAGCAGCGAGTCCGGCCGCCCGTCGCCGTCGCCGTCCAGCACCTGCACGGGGACCTCCACGCCCGTCGCGTCCACCGCGCGGACCAGGTTGGGGCGCAGCGCGGGAAGCTGGCGGACCAGCGCGTCCCAGCCGAACGACAGCGTCTCGTCGTGCCGCTCGATGGCGAGCGTGTTCTGCGCGCGGACGGCGATGCCCGGTACGCGCTGCGCGGCGGCGGGTGCGGCGGCGGCCAGCAGGGCGGCCGCGGGAAGGAGGCGGGTGCGGAAGATCATACGGTGCTCGCGTCTCGGTGCGTTCAGGTGTGCGAGCGGCGCGGCCGTGGCGGCCGCGCCGCGTGGCGTGTGCAGCGTCAGCGGAGGTCGCCCATGGCGACGGCCTGCATGTCTGCGAAGACCTGGTTCTCGCCGCCCATCGCCCAGCAGAAGCTGTAGGCGCGCGTGCCGCAGCCGGAGTGGATGGACCACGCGGGCGAGAGTACGACCTGCCCGTCGCGGACCACTACGTTGCGCGTCTCGGCGGGCTCGCCCATCAGGTGGAAGACCACGGCCTCCTGCGGCACGTCGAAGTAGAGGTAGACCTCGGTGCGGCGCGTGTGGGTGTGCGCGGGCATGGTGTTCCACACGCTGCCCTCCATCATCTCCGTGAAGCCCATCACGAGCTGCCCGGTCTTCACGCCGTTCAGGTGGAAATAGCGGCGCAGCGTGCGGCGGTTGGCCTCGGCCGCGCTGCCCAGCTCCACCGTCTCCGCGTCTTCCAGGCGGACGAGCGTCGTGGGATACTCGGCGTGCGCGGGGTAGCTGACGAGGTAGAACTTCGCCGGCGCATCGGCTTGGTCGCTGCGGAGCTCGATGCTGCGGCTGCCGCGGCCCACGTACAGGCCGTCGCGGTTGCGGAGGGCGTGCGTCTCGCCATCCACCGTCACCGACCCCGCACCGCCGACGTTGAGGATGCCCAGCTCCCGCCGCTCGCAGAAGAACTCCGCGGCCATCGCCTCGGGCGCGTCGAGCGTGATCGCGTCCGCCACGGGCATCACGCCGCCGATCACGGCGCGGTCCAAGTCCACGAAGTGCAGCACGGTCTCGCCCGGACGGAAGATCTCTTCCAGCAGGAAGCCGGCGCGCAGCTCGCCGGTGGTCATGCGGCGGGCCTGCTCGGGGTGCGGCGTGTAGTGCATCTCAACTCCTCGACTTGTTTTTCGAATTCGGGTAGATGATCCGCGACTCGACGGATCGCCGCATCTTCTCGTCGGGCGACTGAAGTCGCGGCAACGACTGCGCAAAGTCCGCCTTCGCGGACTAACCCCGGTTACCTCGCGTACCATCCTCCGAAGCGCCTCCAACCCCAACCCTCTCCCGCTTGCGCCTAAGCGAGCGGGAGGGGGCACCTTACCGCGCCATCCATCCCCCATCCACCACCAGCACGTGCCCGTTCACGTAGTCCGCCGCGGGCGATGCGAGGAAGACGACGGCGCCGGCCAGGTCCTCGGCCTCGCCCCAGCGGCCGGCGGGAATGCGCGCGCTGATCTCGGCAGATCGCGTGGCGTCGTCCTGGAGGCGCTGCGTGTTGTCCGTGCGGAAGTAGCCGGGCGCGACCGCGTTCACCTGCACGCCGAAGCGCGCCCACTCGTTCGCCAGCGCCTTCGTGAGCCCGGCCACGGCGTGCTTGCTGGCGGTGTACGCAGGCACCGTGATCCCGCCGCTGAACGAGAGCAGCGACGCGACGTTGACGATCTTCCCCGCGCCGCGCTCCACCATCCCGCGGCCCAGCCGCTGGGAGAGCAGGAACACGGAGTCGAGGTTGGTGCGGATCACCTCGTCCCACTCGTCGAGCGGGAAATCGACCGCGGGGTGGCGGCGGATGGTGCCCGCGTTGTTCACGAGGATGTCGATCCGTCCCGCCTGCTGCTCCGCATCGTCCGCCATTGCGAGGACGGCGGCACGGTCGGAGAGGTCGGCCTCCACCTGCCACGCCTGCCGCCCCGCCGCGCGGACAAGTGACACCGTCTCGTCCGTGCCCTCGCGGCGGGTGCTCGCGCAGACCACGTCGGCTCCGGCGGATGCAAGGCCCAGCGCCATCGCGCGCCCCAGCCCGCGGCTCGCGCCGGTGACGAGGGCGCGCTTGCCTTCCAGCGAGAACGGGCCGTTCGCGGCGGCGCTCACGAGAGGAAGTCCCGGCGCGCGGGAGCGAACACGTCCAGCAGGGCACCGTCCTCCACCGCCTTCACGCCGTGCCACAGGTCCGGCGCCACGATGAAGCTGTCGCCCGCGCGGAGGGTGCGTGTCTCGCCGTCGATCTCGACGTCGAACGAGCCCGCTTCGACGTAGGTGACCTGGCGGTGCGGGTGATTGTGGCGGCTGCCCACGGCGCCGGCGCGGAAGCGGACGCGCACCATCATCACCGCGGCGTCGTAGCCCAGGATCTGCCGCTCGATGCCCTCGCCCGTCGTCTCCCACGCGAGCGCGGAGCCCTCCACGAACGTCTCCGATTCCATCGTCTGCATCTACCGTTGTTTCCGTTTCCGTAGATGAAAAGCGCGCCGCTGCCCGGTCCCGAGCGGCGGCGCGCGCGTTTACCGGCCCAGCTCCACGCTCGCGAGAATGAAGGGGCCCACGCCTTTGTAGTCGTTCGCCACCACCGGCTCTGAGACGTAGTAGGCGTACGTGCCGCTACGGTTCTGCCGTCCGCCGAGGCCCGCGACCTGGCAGACGCCGTTGAGCGAAACCAGCCCGTCCGCATCCACCGTCACCAGATTGCGGACGATGCCGTCGTAGCCGCGGCGCGCCACGTCCAGGTACTCGGGCGCCAGGTAGCCCTTGTGCGCGCCCTTGGCGAGCGCGTACACGAACATGCTGGACGCGCTGGCCTCCAGGTAGTTTCCGCGCCGGTTCGGCTGGTCGAGCACCTGCCACCACAGGCCGGTCACCGGGTCCTGCACCCGCGTCACCGCGGCGGACACGTCGCGGAGGGCGCGGACCAGCTCCTGCCGGTCGGGATGGCTGGCCGGCAGGTAGTCGAGGATGTCCACCAGCGCCATCGCGTACCAGCCGACCGCGCGGCCCCAGAAGCTGGGTGACAGGCCGGTCGTCGTGTCTGCCCAGGGCTGCGCGTGAGCCGCGTCCCAGCCGTGGTACAGCAAGCCGGTGCGCGGGTCGCGGGTGTGGCGCGTCATCAGCAGCGCCTGCTTCGCCACGTCGTCGAAGTCCGCCGGCTCGCGGAAGACCTGGCCGAACTGCGCGTAGAACGGCCCGCCCATGTACAGCCCGTCCAGCCACATCTGCTCGGGATACGTCTTCTTGTGCCAGAAGCCGCCCTCGGCCGTGCGCGGATGGCGGCGGAGCTGGGCGCGCAGCAGCATGGCCGCGCTGCGCCAGCGCTCGTCGTGCGTGGCCTGCCAGAGCGGCAAGAGGAGCTTTCCCTGCGCGATCTCGTCCAGGCTGAGCGCGGTGGAGTCGTACGTGGGGATGCGCCCGTCGGGCGTGACCACGCGCTCCATGTTCGTCCGCACGTACGCCGCGAAGCGTGGATTGCCCGTCTTCTGCCCCACGTTCCAGATGCCCTGAAGGACGACGCCCGCGGTGTAGTCCCAGTCCGGATGCACGACGGGATTCCGCCGCATCACCGACTCCGCCATCCGCACCGACCACAGCGTCGCCGTCGCGGGACGAGCGTCCGTCGGTCGAGATGCGTTCGGCCGATGAGAGGCCGCAGCACGCGGAGTCTGCGCATCCGCCGAAGCGCTGCTGGACGCGAGAGCGGCGGATGCGAGAAGGGCGGGGACGATGCGCATCATCCACCGTCCGCGCATCTCCGTTCGCGCCGTCCGCGACACGTCGGGCGAGGGGAGGAGGGACGGGAGTCGGGAGATGCGCATCTACCGCGCTCCGGCGGTTGCGGGGCGCGGCGTCAGCGAGGTGACGACGGTGCCGTTGATGCGCACGTTGCGAAGCTCCACCCCGGGCGCGTTCTCCACCACGTTGGGCTTGGCGACGTTGCGGAAGTCGCAGTCGATGAGCCGCACGCCGCTGATCTGCGCCTGCGGGAAGCCGCGGAGGTAGAGGGCGTGCTCGCTCTTCTCCGCCGTCACGTTGCGCAGCTCCACGTCGCGCACGGTGGGCATGAACGTGCCCTTGTCGGCCTCTTCGTAGAAGAAGTCGATGGCGAGCACGTCGTGCGCGACCTGGCCCACGGTGATGTCGCGCAGGTAGATGTGCTCCAGCGTGCCGCCGCGCACCGCGTTGGTCTTTAGGCGCGTCACGCGCTCCAGGTTGGGGCTGTCCATGCGGCATCTCTCCACGAACACGTTGCGCACCCCGCCGGAGATCTCGCTGCCGATGCTCACGCCGCCGTGCCCGTCCGCCATGCGGCAGTTGCGGACCACGATGTTCTCGCTGGGCACGTTCAGCCGGCGCCCGTCTGCGTTCCGCCCGGACTTGATGGCGATGCAGTCGTCGCCCGTGTTGAACGTGACGTCCTCGATCAGCACGTCGCGGCAGCTCTCGGGGTCCACGCCGTCGTTGTTGGGCCCCAGGCTGTCGATGGTCACCCCGCGCACGGTGACGTTGGTGCACAGGACGGGGTGGATCTCCCACATGGGCGAGTTGCGGATGGTGACGCCCTCGATGAGCACGTTGGCGCAGCGGTACGGCTGGATCATCTGCGGGCGCAGGTAGTCGCCCTCGCCGAAGGTGCGCTGCTCCACCGGCACACCGTTCTCCGCCGCGGCGAGCAGGCGCACACGCGACGCCTTGTAGTTCGGCATCCCCTCGCGCCAGCCGAACTCCGCGCTGCCTTTCCAGGACCACCAGTGCTCGCGGTCCGCCTGCCCGTCCAGCGTGCCCTGGCCCGTGATCGCGACGTTGGTCTGGCCGTACGCGTAGATGAACGGCGAGTAGTTCATCAGCTCCGTGCCCTCGAACCGCGTGAGTACGGCCGGGAGATACGCCTTCGGGTCGCGGGAGAAGAGCACCGTGGCGTCCTTCTCCACGTGCAGGTCCACGTTGCTGCGCAGGTGGATGGGACCCGTGAGATACCGCCCCGCGGGCACGACCACGCGCCCGCCCCCCGCGGACGAGCATGCATCGATTGCGGCGCGGAAAGCCGCCGTCGCGTCCGTCGTTCCGTCTGCCACCGCGCCGAAGCGCGTGATGGGGAAGTCGCGGCGCGGGAAGACCGGCGGACGGATGCGGGCGAGGATGCCGGGCACGCGGTCCCAGCCCGTCAGGCTCGCCTCGTCCGCCGCGCCTCGCGCGCCGGACGCGCCGAGCGTGCCGGCGCACGCGGTGAGCGACGGCAGGACGAGCGCGGCGCCCACGCCCGCGCCCAGGGTCTTCAGGAAGTCACGCCGGTTGAATCCGTGAGGTTGCATCTCGCCTCGCGTGCGTGGTTCGGTTTCGGCGCTCAGCGCGCCGTGGTGGCCGGGAGCGGGTGCCGGGCGGCCCAGCGCGCGTAGCGCGAGATCACGCCGGCGGGTGCGGTGGTGAACCAGTTGTAGCCCGTGCGCCGGTCCGTGAGCTGGTTCCAGTCGTAGAGCTTCACCGCGTCGCGGTTGCTGAAGATCGGGCGATTGCTGCCGATCTCGTACATGCGCGCCCACAGCGGCGGCGCGCCCGGCCGCGGCGTCAGCACCTGGTTCTCGTAGCTGTAGCCTTCCACCGCGTTGTGCCTCAGCCAGTCCACCGCGGCGTGAACGGAGGTGACGACGCGGGGGTTCGGCTCGGGCAGCGACATCAGGAAGCGCAGCAGGTCCGCGCTTTCCTGCGCGGTCAGCGACGTCAGCTCGTAGCGGCGCGCGCTCGTCGGCTCCAGCGTGAGCGGGTCGTGCTGCTGGCCCCACACGGTGAGCTTGCCGCCCTCGCGCGCCTGGCTGGCGACGATGCACTCCACCGCGCGGTCGACGGATGCGCGCGCCGCCGCCCGCTCCGCCTCCGGCACGAAGGGGTAGCGGCCCGCGCCCACGTCGCGCAGCAGGGCGGCGACGTTAAGGATGGCGTCGTCGTTGAAGGTCGCCGCGTCGTGGTAGCCGCCCTGGAGCGGGTAGACCTGCGGCCAGCAGCCGTTGGGGAACTGCGCCGCGTGCAGGTAGCCCAGCCCGCGCACGAACGTATCGCGGTACCGCGCATCCGGCCGCGCCGAGTCCGCCCGCGCGAGAAAGCGCATCTCCTCGGTCGTCGAGCTGTTGTCGATGGTGGCGATGTACTGCCAATCCGCCGTCTCGGAGAAGTAGCTCTGGCCCGGCTGGCGCGGCTGCTTGGTGAAATCGACGTGCTTGGACCAGCCGCCGGACGGCGTCTGGAAGCTGAGGATCACGCTCGCCATCCGCTGAGCGCTGTCGCCCGCGAACCACTGCGGCGTCATGCTCGGCAGCACCTCAAAGTCGTGGACGTACGGCGCGCGCGTCATCTTCTCCAGCCCCGCCGCTCTCAGCTCCGCCGCCATCAGCGCCTGGTCCGCCGCGCGCAGCGCCCGCGACCGCGCGACGTACGCCTGCCACCCCGCCCGCTGCTCCGCCGGAAGCGCCGCGATCCGCGCATCGCCCAGCAGCGGCGTCGTATCCCGCTCGGTCGGATTCACACCCAGCTTCGCCATCGAATCCGCCGTCTGCGCCCGCATCGGCGCACATCCCACCGTCAGCCACGCCGCACCGATCAACGCGACCCGCACCGGAATCCGCATCTTCATCGAACCACCACCGCGTTTCCGGGAGATGCGAAGCCTTCGGGAGATGCGAAGCTCTCGGGAGATGCGAAGACGGTCATCCACTGCGACGATTCGATGCCGCGGGTGCGAGAGAGCCGGCCGTACGCGTTTGAGGTGACGTCGCGGGCATGTGCGGGAACGCCGAACGCGGAAGGCGTGACGTCGCGGAGGCAGACGAGCAGATCCATGCGGGTGTGTGCGGGGCGGCCGGACGCGGCAGATGCGTTCACGGCGTTCACGGAGAACGACGTCTCGGCCGCGGGGACGCCCTGGCGGGTAAACCCGCGGGCTACGACGGCACGAAGCCCGCCTTCGCGGGCTCGCTCAGGAGCCGCGTCGCGCTTCGGATGTGTCCGCAACGGCGCACCGGGCGAGAGCGTACCGGGAACAGGAAGACGCCCATCCAACCCTCTCCCACGCAGTTTGTGGGGGAGGGTAGCGAGCCTAGGCGAGCTGGGAGGGGGCGCGGTCCCGTTCATCACGCCACCACCGGGGCGGCGAACGTGGGCGCGGCGACGAGGGCGGCGGCGCCGCGGAGGCGCGGGTAGCCGACGGGCTCGGGGATGATGGGCGTGGCGGCGGCCATGCTCGTGAGCGCGCGGCCGCGGACGGCGGCGCGGACGCTGGGCTCGATCATGTCCCATGCGGCCGTGATCTCGCCGCCCACGAAGATGCGCGACGGGTTCACGCCGTTCACGATCATCGTTAGGCCCATCCCCAGGTAGCGCCCCGTCTCGTCGATGGCGGCGCGGGCCGCGGCGTCGCCGGTGCGGGCGCGGGTGATGAGGTCCGGCACCGTGAGCGCCGTCTGCCGCAGCCGCGCGCGCAGCTCCGCGTCGGACAGGTCGTGGCCCAGGTAGCGGGAGAGGGTGGCGATGTTGGACGTGTACGCCTCCCAGCACCCGCGCGACCCGCACAGGCACGGCGCCCCGTCCGTCTGCACCGGGATGTGGCCGAACTCGCCGGCCGTGTAGCCCGCGCCGCGCAGCACCTGGCCGTTCACGACCACGCCGGCGCCCACGCCGTCCGACACCGTCACGTAGACGAAGTCGCCCGAGTCCGTCCCGCGCTCGCCCAGCCACATCTGCGCGAGGGCGCAGGCGATGGGCGCGGCCTCCACGTGCACCGGTAGGCCGGTGGCGCGCTCCAGCGTGCCGCGGATGTCCACGTCGCGCCAGCCCACCTGCGGCGCGTTCAGCACGATCCCCGTGCGCTGGTCCACCATGCCCGGGACCACGAGGCCGATGCCCTCGCAGCTCCCGTCCGCCGCGTAGGTCCGCAGCAGGCGCTCCACCCGCCCGGCCAGCTCTTCGCTCAGCTTCTCGGGGTCCGTCTCCGTATCGAACATCTCCAGGGCGATCTGCGTCCCGGCGAAGTCGCTCAGCATCACGTACGTGCGGCTGAAGCGGATGTCGATGGCCACCACCAGCCGGTCGCGCGTGCGCACCATCAGCATCTTGGGCTTGCGGCCGCGCGGCGCGTCGACCGTGTCGCCCTCTAGGATCGAGCCCTCCACCAGTAGCTCGTTCACCAGCGCGGTGATGCGGCCGCGGCCCACGTTCATCCGCCGCGCCAGGTCGGCGCGCGAGATGGGCTGGTGCTCGCGGACCAGGTTGAGCGCGATCTGCCGGTTGATGTCTCGCGAGGTGGAGCGCGTGGCGAGCTTGAAGTCGCGCACGTTGATCTTTCTCATCGGCGCCTCGGAGGGCTGCGGCGGGGGGCGGGGGAGGGAGTCACGGGCGGGGGCTCAGCGGGCGGCGGGCTGCAGGGTGTAATCCGGGAAGTTGCCGAACAGGCGCTCCCCCTCGGGGCCGCGGGTCACGCCCTGGACGAGGTACGCGCCGCCCACGAAGGCGCCCTTCCACGACTCGCCCGTGCCGCCGAACACCTCCTCGCGGTCGCCGCGCGAGCGGACCTTGTTGAGGCCCGTCTTGAAGGCGCGCACCTGGGCAAGCAGGTCGTTCCCGACGGCCGGATCGTCGCACGCGAGCGAGCCCACGAGGGCGCCGTTGCTCACGTTCATCTCCGCGATCAGCTCGTCCGGCCGGTCCACGACCACGATGGTGTCCAGCGGCCCGAACGGCTCCTTGTAGTAGATGTCGGAGCTGCGCGGCGGTGCGAGCAGCGCCATCGGGGCGAGGTAGGCGGAATCGTCCTGGCCGTCCAGGAAGCGCGCGCGGTCCAGCTCGCCGGTGTAGATGGGCATCGCGCCGGCGTCCATGGCGCGCTGCGCCTGCTCACGGAGCGCCTGCACCTGCGCGGCGTTGATCAGCGGCCCGAAGTCCAGCTTGGGAAGCTGGTCGCCCGGCCCGTCGGTGAGCGTGGGGTTGCCCACGCGCAGGCCGCGGACGACGGGGAGGTACGCCTCCAGGAACTGCGGGAGGAGACGGCGCTGGACCACGAAGCGCGCGTACGCCGTGCAGCGCTGCTTCCCGTAGTCGAAGCCCTTGCGGATCTGGTCCGCCAGGCTCGCCCAGTCCGAGAACTCCCACACGCCGTACGCGTTCACGCCCTCCATCTCCAGCATGTGCCTGCGCCGCTGGTCCACTACCGCCGCCGCGACCTGCCTGCCGCTGCTGCGCCCGCCCACGAACGCCAGGCAGTCCACCTCGGGCGAGCGGACGAGCGCTTCGCTCAGCTCGCCGCCGGAGCCGCTGACGAGCGAGACGGGCAGACCGGCGCGCCGCGCGAGCGCGAAGCCCAGCGTGAGGGAGAAGAGGCCGCCGTCGGTGGGCGTCTTGGCGATGACGGCGTTGCCCGTCAGCGCCTGCACCAGCACCGCGTGCATCAGCACCGAGAACGGGTAGTTCCACGAGGCGATGTTGGAGACGAGGCCCAGCGGCTGCCGCCCGCGCATCATCTCCTCCATCCCGTCCACGTACCACTCCACGCCGCTGATGCAGCGGTCCACGTCCACCTCGGCCTGCGCCAGCGGCTTGCCGATCTCCCAGATGAGGATTCGGGCGATGAGGTCGCGATGCGCGCGCAGCGCTTCCAGTGCGACGGATACGCAGGCGCGGCGCTCGTCCAGGTCGGTGGTGGCCCACGCAGGCCCCTCCGCCGCGGCGAGCTGCACGGCGCGCGTCGCGTCCGCGGCACCGATGAAGGGCAGGGCGCCGAGCACGCTGCCGTCCACCGGCGAAGTCACGGGGCGCGGCGTGCCCGGCAGCGTCCACTCGCCGCCGATCAGGTTGAGCGGCGCGCCGCCGTCTCCGAACGCCTCGGGCGTTGCGGAGGTCATGCGGGATACGAGGTGCGGCCAACGGACCTGCTGTGCGATCGTCTGGGCCATGGCTGCCGTCGCGGGCTGGAGGTCCGGCGCGCGGTCCGCGGAGGATGCGCGGGCGTTGCGCTTCGGGAAGGTCCGTCGTAGATTGGGCGCAGTTAGTTCCAACTAGGAACAAAATCGGCGCTCCGCTCCTGATGCGCAAGGGGCTCGCCTTTGATGGCGGAAGAGCGGCGGATCCTAGATGGAGCCTTGCGTCGCTCACACAAGGTAGTGCATCATCCCCGCCGCATCCAGACCTTCGTGACGAACGCCCGTACGATGTGGCTGCGCAGGCTTATTGTTCCGGACGGGAGCAAATAAGCGGCGGAGGGGGTGCCCCCTCCCCCAGCCCCTCCCCCGCAAGCGGGAGAGGGGAGCTTGTTCCACGGTGGGGGCGAGGGTTTCGCCGACCGGGGCTTTGCTGGCAAGAACAAGCGGATGGAGCGACGCGTGGGGGCCGGAGCGATAGTACGGCAGCAGCCCGCGCAGGCGGGCTTCGCGCCGTCGTAGCCCGCGGCTTCAGCCGCCCGGGCGATGCCGCCGCAGCTCCCATCGGCCCGGTCCCGGCCGCCCGAGCCGCCACCGCGCCGCACTCCCGGTCCGCGATTTTGGTCTCCCCTCTCCCGCTTGCGGGGGAGGGGCCGGGGGAGGGGGCATCCCTTCCGCCCGCCCCGAACCCTCGGCACCCCGAGCAAAGTCGCAGCTCCGCAGTCCCCAACGAGCTTTTCATCTCCAGCGAGTGTTGCATGCAACGGTCTGCCGCCGCCGGCTTTGACGGAATCTCGCCCGGCGCCCTCACGCTCCACGAGGACCGCTTCTTCGACCCGGAACCGTCCGTGCGCCGCGCCGCCCGCGCGCTGTACGAGGAGACGCGGGGCCTTCCGCTGGTGTGCCCGCACGGCCACGTGGACGCCGCGCTCCTGGCCGACGACGCGCCATTCCCCGAGCCCACGGCGCTGATCCTCACGCCGGACCACTACATCTTCCGCATGCTGTACTCGCAGGGCATCTCCATGGAGAGCATGGGGATACCCACGCGCGACGGCACGGCGGTGGAGACCGATCCGCGGAAGATCTGGCAGACGTTCGCGGACCACTGGTTCCTCTTCCGCGGCACCCCCACCGGCGTCTGGCTGCACCACCAGCTCGTCGAAGTCTTCGGCGTCGCGCGCAAGCTGAACGGCGCGACGGCGCAGGCCGTGTACGACGAGATCGCCGAGAAGCTGCGCTCGCCGGAGTTCCGCCCGCGCGCCCTCTTCGACCGCTTCAACATCGAAGTCCTCGCGACCACCGACAAAGCCACGGACGCGCTGGACGCGCACCGCCGCATCCGCGAGTCCGGGTGGGGCGGGCGCGTGGTCCCCAGCTTCCGTCCCGACGCCGTGCTCCGCATCGCCTTGCCCGGCTGGCGTGGCGAGATCGAG
The nucleotide sequence above comes from Longimicrobiaceae bacterium. Encoded proteins:
- a CDS encoding glycoside hydrolase family 88 protein, with protein sequence MRISRLPSLLPSPDVSRTARTEMRGRWMMRIVPALLASAALASSSASADAQTPRAAASHRPNASRPTDARPATATLWSVRMAESVMRRNPVVHPDWDYTAGVVLQGIWNVGQKTGNPRFAAYVRTNMERVVTPDGRIPTYDSTALSLDEIAQGKLLLPLWQATHDERWRSAAMLLRAQLRRHPRTAEGGFWHKKTYPEQMWLDGLYMGGPFYAQFGQVFREPADFDDVAKQALLMTRHTRDPRTGLLYHGWDAAHAQPWADTTTGLSPSFWGRAVGWYAMALVDILDYLPASHPDRQELVRALRDVSAAVTRVQDPVTGLWWQVLDQPNRRGNYLEASASSMFVYALAKGAHKGYLAPEYLDVARRGYDGIVRNLVTVDADGLVSLNGVCQVAGLGGRQNRSGTYAYYVSEPVVANDYKGVGPFILASVELGR
- a CDS encoding cupin domain-containing protein, which translates into the protein MQTMESETFVEGSALAWETTGEGIERQILGYDAAVMMVRVRFRAGAVGSRHNHPHRQVTYVEAGSFDVEIDGETRTLRAGDSFIVAPDLWHGVKAVEDGALLDVFAPARRDFLS
- the kduD gene encoding 2-dehydro-3-deoxy-D-gluconate 5-dehydrogenase KduD; the protein is MSAAANGPFSLEGKRALVTGASRGLGRAMALGLASAGADVVCASTRREGTDETVSLVRAAGRQAWQVEADLSDRAAVLAMADDAEQQAGRIDILVNNAGTIRRHPAVDFPLDEWDEVIRTNLDSVFLLSQRLGRGMVERGAGKIVNVASLLSFSGGITVPAYTASKHAVAGLTKALANEWARFGVQVNAVAPGYFRTDNTQRLQDDATRSAEISARIPAGRWGEAEDLAGAVVFLASPAADYVNGHVLVVDGGWMAR
- a CDS encoding glycosyl hydrolase family 28 protein, producing MQPHGFNRRDFLKTLGAGVGAALVLPSLTACAGTLGASGARGAADEASLTGWDRVPGILARIRPPVFPRRDFPITRFGAVADGTTDATAAFRAAIDACSSAGGGRVVVPAGRYLTGPIHLRSNVDLHVEKDATVLFSRDPKAYLPAVLTRFEGTELMNYSPFIYAYGQTNVAITGQGTLDGQADREHWWSWKGSAEFGWREGMPNYKASRVRLLAAAENGVPVEQRTFGEGDYLRPQMIQPYRCANVLIEGVTIRNSPMWEIHPVLCTNVTVRGVTIDSLGPNNDGVDPESCRDVLIEDVTFNTGDDCIAIKSGRNADGRRLNVPSENIVVRNCRMADGHGGVSIGSEISGGVRNVFVERCRMDSPNLERVTRLKTNAVRGGTLEHIYLRDITVGQVAHDVLAIDFFYEEADKGTFMPTVRDVELRNVTAEKSEHALYLRGFPQAQISGVRLIDCDFRNVAKPNVVENAPGVELRNVRINGTVVTSLTPRPATAGAR
- the pelA gene encoding pectate lyase, whose amino-acid sequence is MKMRIPVRVALIGAAWLTVGCAPMRAQTADSMAKLGVNPTERDTTPLLGDARIAALPAEQRAGWQAYVARSRALRAADQALMAAELRAAGLEKMTRAPYVHDFEVLPSMTPQWFAGDSAQRMASVILSFQTPSGGWSKHVDFTKQPRQPGQSYFSETADWQYIATIDNSSTTEEMRFLARADSARPDARYRDTFVRGLGYLHAAQFPNGCWPQVYPLQGGYHDAATFNDDAILNVAALLRDVGAGRYPFVPEAERAAARASVDRAVECIVASQAREGGKLTVWGQQHDPLTLEPTSARRYELTSLTAQESADLLRFLMSLPEPNPRVVTSVHAAVDWLRHNAVEGYSYENQVLTPRPGAPPLWARMYEIGSNRPIFSNRDAVKLYDWNQLTDRRTGYNWFTTAPAGVISRYARWAARHPLPATTAR
- the kduI gene encoding 5-dehydro-4-deoxy-D-glucuronate isomerase — encoded protein: MHYTPHPEQARRMTTGELRAGFLLEEIFRPGETVLHFVDLDRAVIGGVMPVADAITLDAPEAMAAEFFCERRELGILNVGGAGSVTVDGETHALRNRDGLYVGRGSRSIELRSDQADAPAKFYLVSYPAHAEYPTTLVRLEDAETVELGSAAEANRRTLRRYFHLNGVKTGQLVMGFTEMMEGSVWNTMPAHTHTRRTEVYLYFDVPQEAVVFHLMGEPAETRNVVVRDGQVVLSPAWSIHSGCGTRAYSFCWAMGGENQVFADMQAVAMGDLR
- a CDS encoding DUF4861 family protein; the encoded protein is MIFRTRLLPAAALLAAAAPAAAQRVPGIAVRAQNTLAIERHDETLSFGWDALVRQLPALRPNLVRAVDATGVEVPVQVLDGDGDGRPDSLLVQQSFFPGETRELTIQTAAPAQKAATRVHAAYNTWRDDVAWENDRIAFRTYGMGLLKLEPTTITSGIDVWPKRTRAMVLDRWYEEDEQKRGTYHVDRGEGADLYNVGRTLGAAGTAIWKDGKLFRATNFRSHRILADGPIRGLIEVTYDAWDAAGTPVTETKRITMDAGSNLYRSESVFRFDGAPLTLAMGTVKRPFLVGSTSADQDWAWMSTWGPLEQAAHGTGDMGTAIILPKSRLAGNQETPDHFLALTQIQSGVPIVFYAGAGWTSSRDFADAEAWWSYLRDSAARLATPIKLTVGTGA